The Bremerella cremea genome window below encodes:
- the bioA gene encoding adenosylmethionine--8-amino-7-oxononanoate transaminase: protein MNPTVQQLTDWDKRYVWHAFTQMACYEPLIIESAEGCELIDIEGRLLLDGVSSMWCNVHGHCHPAINAAITEQLNNVAHVTNLGCSNSTAIRLAKRLADLTPGDLNHSFFCSDGASALEVALKLAFQYWHQCDSPQPKKTSYIGFEDAYHGDTIGTISVGGIDQFNAVFKPLMFPVKRLPIPDRRVPAEASACAHHLRLLEETLQQHHETIAAVVIEPLVLGAAGMIVQPAGYLKGVRELTQKYNVLMIADEVAVGLGRTGKMFACEHEEVIPDILCLGKGLSGGYLPMSAAIATTEIWNAYLGDFGEAKQLCHGHTFGGNPLGAAASLATLDLFETEQTLAQLPAKISRISEHLTKLKEHPHVGDVRQCGMIAAVELVRDKASGEHFLWTDRHGHQVCQFALNHGVWIRPLGDVLVIMPPLSVSLDQIDKLCEVIAAGIHHVTQAKDLT, encoded by the coding sequence ATGAATCCGACCGTCCAACAGCTAACCGACTGGGACAAACGCTACGTGTGGCATGCCTTCACGCAAATGGCCTGCTACGAACCTCTGATCATCGAGTCGGCAGAAGGGTGCGAACTGATCGACATCGAAGGACGCCTCCTCCTGGATGGTGTCAGCAGTATGTGGTGTAACGTACATGGCCACTGCCATCCCGCGATCAACGCGGCAATCACAGAGCAATTAAACAACGTCGCTCACGTAACGAACCTTGGTTGTTCAAATAGCACCGCGATTCGCTTAGCCAAGCGACTAGCGGACCTCACCCCGGGCGATCTCAATCACAGCTTCTTCTGCAGCGATGGCGCTTCGGCCTTGGAAGTCGCTCTTAAGCTTGCCTTTCAATATTGGCACCAGTGCGATAGCCCGCAGCCAAAGAAGACAAGCTACATCGGCTTCGAGGACGCTTATCATGGCGACACCATCGGCACGATCAGTGTGGGTGGCATCGACCAGTTCAATGCCGTGTTCAAACCGCTGATGTTTCCCGTTAAACGGCTGCCGATCCCTGACCGCCGCGTTCCTGCGGAAGCCTCCGCTTGTGCTCATCACCTCCGCCTTCTCGAAGAAACACTCCAACAGCATCACGAGACCATCGCGGCCGTCGTCATCGAACCGCTCGTCTTGGGAGCTGCTGGGATGATCGTTCAGCCAGCTGGTTATTTGAAAGGGGTGCGGGAACTTACCCAAAAATACAACGTCCTCATGATCGCGGATGAAGTTGCCGTAGGACTAGGCCGCACCGGCAAGATGTTTGCCTGCGAACACGAGGAAGTGATCCCAGACATTCTCTGCCTAGGCAAAGGGCTTAGCGGAGGCTACCTCCCCATGAGTGCAGCCATCGCCACCACCGAAATTTGGAACGCTTACCTAGGTGATTTTGGCGAAGCCAAGCAGCTCTGCCACGGGCACACCTTCGGCGGCAACCCTTTGGGCGCGGCCGCCTCGTTAGCGACATTAGACCTATTCGAAACCGAACAAACCCTAGCTCAATTACCAGCCAAGATATCTCGAATTTCCGAGCATCTGACCAAGCTAAAAGAACATCCTCACGTAGGTGATGTCCGCCAGTGTGGGATGATTGCTGCTGTGGAATTGGTGCGAGACAAAGCCAGCGGCGAACACTTTCTCTGGACCGATCGCCATGGCCATCAGGTTTGTCAGTTCGCACTTAACCATGGCGTTTGGATTCGTCCACTGGGCGATGTGCTGGTAATTATGCCCCCGCTGTCGGTTTCGCTTGATCAAATCGACAAGCTGTGCGAGGTTATCGCGGCGGGAATTCACCACGTGACGCAAGCGAAGGATCTCACTTAA
- a CDS encoding type 1 glutamine amidotransferase: MRDYRYLLIQIRDADDPIREQEIACFAAALDCPTASLQVFDLLTTELTSSHLEACDMVVIGGSGRYSVTSEAPWLHTALASLRFLLSSGKPTFASCWGFQVLARAAGGKVVHDLEHAELGTHRVFLTDAGKEDPLFSQLPESFLAYMGHEDRVVELPPGTTLLATNSQVAQQAFRFNDLPIYCTQFHPELTLSTLHERIEAYPEYCERIARIPFDVFRRQCEAAPESESILRRFTRLLLS; encoded by the coding sequence ATGCGTGACTATCGCTACCTCTTGATTCAGATTCGCGATGCCGACGACCCAATTCGCGAGCAAGAGATCGCCTGCTTTGCGGCTGCTCTCGATTGCCCCACCGCTTCGCTGCAAGTGTTCGATCTGTTAACGACCGAGCTTACTTCCTCTCATTTGGAGGCCTGCGATATGGTCGTCATCGGCGGCTCAGGCCGATACAGCGTGACCAGCGAAGCCCCTTGGCTACACACCGCTTTGGCAAGCTTGCGGTTTCTGCTTTCCAGCGGCAAACCAACGTTTGCCTCGTGCTGGGGTTTTCAAGTATTAGCAAGAGCAGCCGGCGGCAAAGTTGTGCACGACTTGGAACATGCAGAGCTCGGCACCCACCGAGTCTTCCTAACCGACGCGGGAAAGGAAGACCCACTCTTTTCTCAGCTACCCGAGTCGTTTCTGGCCTACATGGGCCACGAGGACCGCGTTGTCGAACTTCCCCCCGGCACAACCCTGCTCGCCACGAATTCGCAAGTGGCCCAGCAGGCATTTCGCTTTAACGATCTGCCCATCTATTGCACGCAGTTCCATCCTGAGTTAACTCTGTCGACATTGCACGAGCGGATCGAAGCGTATCCCGAATACTGCGAACGGATTGCCCGAATTCCGTTCGACGTTTTCCGCCGCCAATGCGAAGCCGCCCCAGAAAGTGAATCGATTTTGCGCCGATTCACGAGGCTACTCCTATCTTAG
- a CDS encoding ATP-binding protein, whose amino-acid sequence MIALSENRPINDRARELLEEHRTAIYRRTDRMFAWLMLFQWVAGLIITLWISPHTWEGEESYVHPHVWTALFLGGLICSLPIMLAWIAPGKAVTRYTIAVGQALASSLLIHLMGGRIESHFHVFGSLAFLAFYRDWSVLVVASLVIAADHFFRGLVWPESIYGVSIYGWQRSLEHTTWVVFEDIFLLYTIMQSCREMTVIANRRAEMERMQIQVEREVTERTREIELQRLVLEESHQRLQRQTDELRLAIEAAEGANRAKSAFLANMSHEIRTPLTAILGFADLLLETGDIGKAPIERVEAIDTIRRNGAHLVSLINDLLDLSKIEAGKFQVEHLPCSLHRLIADLGQLMHVRLEEKKLTFSVDYLGPIPAMIQTDPTRLRQVLMNLLSNSIKFTTPKGKIKALVSLVGRGNDCKVQIDLSDTGIGISDEMREKLFQPFTQGDGSMSRRFGGTGLGLTISKQFAHLLGGDLVILDTSPRGTTFRLTIDPGPLQNAKLEQPDKLIEQQRQPPRKLAELKDVLANLHILLVEDGPDNQRLISFLLKKAGATIEIAENGLLGYEAATHASHVGQPFDVILMDMQMPIMDGYAAVTKLRAEGYSGPIIALTAHAMAEDRNRCIEVGCTDYTTKPVDREKLIDLIRFHTHTPSVS is encoded by the coding sequence ATGATCGCGCTGAGTGAAAACCGCCCGATCAACGATCGAGCACGGGAACTATTAGAAGAGCATCGTACAGCGATCTATCGGCGGACAGATCGTATGTTCGCTTGGCTGATGCTCTTTCAATGGGTTGCCGGCCTGATCATCACGCTCTGGATTTCGCCACACACCTGGGAGGGAGAAGAGAGTTATGTCCACCCTCATGTTTGGACGGCTCTATTTTTAGGTGGCTTGATCTGCAGTTTGCCGATCATGCTGGCCTGGATTGCTCCAGGGAAAGCTGTCACGCGTTATACGATTGCCGTGGGACAAGCCCTAGCCTCGTCACTGCTCATTCACTTAATGGGCGGACGCATAGAGTCGCATTTTCACGTATTTGGCTCGCTGGCTTTCCTGGCCTTCTATCGTGATTGGTCTGTGTTGGTCGTTGCTTCGCTGGTTATTGCCGCTGATCACTTCTTCCGTGGACTGGTCTGGCCGGAATCGATCTATGGTGTTTCGATTTACGGTTGGCAGCGATCCTTAGAACACACCACTTGGGTGGTATTCGAGGACATTTTCCTCCTTTACACCATCATGCAAAGCTGCCGCGAGATGACGGTGATCGCCAATCGTCGTGCCGAAATGGAACGGATGCAAATCCAAGTCGAACGCGAGGTGACCGAGCGAACTCGTGAGATCGAACTGCAACGTCTCGTCCTGGAAGAATCGCACCAACGCCTGCAGCGTCAAACGGACGAACTGCGTCTCGCGATCGAAGCTGCTGAAGGAGCCAACCGAGCCAAGAGTGCATTCCTTGCCAACATGAGCCACGAAATCCGTACGCCTCTTACCGCCATCCTTGGTTTCGCCGATTTACTCCTTGAAACAGGAGATATCGGCAAAGCACCGATAGAGCGCGTGGAAGCGATTGATACAATCCGCCGAAACGGAGCGCACCTGGTTTCGCTCATCAACGATCTGCTTGACCTCTCGAAGATTGAAGCGGGGAAATTTCAGGTCGAGCATCTACCCTGTTCACTTCATCGTCTGATTGCCGACCTGGGCCAACTGATGCACGTTCGCCTGGAAGAAAAGAAGCTGACCTTCTCGGTCGATTATCTTGGCCCCATACCCGCGATGATTCAAACCGATCCCACTCGGTTACGGCAGGTATTGATGAACCTGTTGAGTAATTCCATCAAGTTCACTACTCCCAAGGGCAAAATCAAAGCTCTGGTTAGCCTGGTCGGTCGCGGCAACGATTGTAAAGTTCAGATCGATCTCTCGGATACCGGTATTGGCATTTCCGACGAGATGCGTGAAAAACTCTTCCAGCCGTTTACCCAAGGAGATGGTTCGATGTCACGCAGGTTCGGTGGAACCGGCTTGGGGCTGACGATCAGCAAACAATTCGCCCATTTACTAGGAGGCGATCTGGTCATTCTCGATACCTCGCCACGCGGTACGACCTTTCGCTTGACCATCGATCCTGGCCCACTACAAAACGCGAAGCTAGAACAACCAGACAAATTAATCGAGCAGCAGCGTCAGCCGCCGCGCAAGCTTGCCGAGTTGAAAGACGTGTTAGCTAACTTGCATATTCTGTTGGTTGAGGATGGGCCCGACAACCAACGGCTGATTTCCTTCCTGCTTAAGAAGGCAGGTGCTACCATCGAAATCGCCGAAAATGGGTTACTTGGCTACGAAGCGGCTACCCATGCCTCACACGTCGGCCAGCCATTCGATGTCATCTTAATGGACATGCAAATGCCGATCATGGATGGTTACGCTGCGGTAACGAAACTTCGTGCCGAGGGGTACTCCGGCCCCATAATTGCCCTAACTGCCCATGCCATGGCAGAAGATCGCAACCGCTGTATTGAAGTGGGATGTACCGACTACACCACCAAGCCCGTCGATCGAGAAAAGCTAATCGATCTAATTCGCTTCCACACCCATACGCCTTCGGTCTCTTGA
- a CDS encoding APC family permease, with translation MRHDMLRSNSFYPMTHNPFESPEEDNAAPNNLSEAEVLPTAKQPRKFGFWSAYFLVVASMVGAGILTSSGFTLKDTANPAGLMAIWTLGGILALCGTVTIAELATRLPKAGSDYLFVREAFGREAGIVVGWATFVLGFAAPTAVVGRLAANYLLIPVMPWLQRANWELPIEYIEPLVATLFILFLMIVHALGHRESSGMQVASTLLKISLLTGLVVLGLSFGQGDWTHFAQSHVPSSSEFFTLGVGLIYVSYAYTGWNAAAYVAGEVREPEKLLPKSLIAGCATVVILYLLVNLTYVYALNPRMMTELSYDEVTPVAQLAAEQLFGREVGGAVSLLLGVGMLASVSAYMLSGPRIAFAMAHDGAFPRFAANLHSERETPVAAIIVQGVIAIGLAWSGPFLSILNYTAIGLAVISGLVVASIFPLRARKDLPHPFRMPFYPLPPLLYLALMIWILSTGVMQDIEGLQADSPKLPTTFLSLLTIAAGLPVAYFLGRKKPVS, from the coding sequence GTGCGTCACGATATGCTGAGGAGCAACTCGTTTTATCCGATGACGCATAATCCATTTGAATCACCTGAAGAAGACAACGCCGCGCCCAACAATCTCTCGGAGGCTGAGGTTCTCCCAACCGCAAAGCAGCCGCGAAAATTTGGTTTCTGGTCGGCTTATTTTCTCGTAGTCGCCAGTATGGTAGGGGCGGGGATTCTGACCTCGTCCGGTTTCACGCTGAAAGATACGGCCAATCCGGCTGGGCTCATGGCGATTTGGACGCTCGGTGGCATTCTCGCTTTATGTGGCACGGTCACGATTGCTGAACTGGCAACAAGGCTTCCCAAAGCGGGCAGCGACTATCTGTTTGTCCGCGAGGCATTTGGGCGAGAGGCTGGCATTGTGGTGGGCTGGGCGACGTTCGTTCTCGGCTTCGCTGCCCCGACTGCGGTTGTGGGAAGGCTCGCGGCCAACTACTTGTTGATTCCGGTCATGCCGTGGCTGCAACGAGCGAATTGGGAACTACCAATAGAATACATCGAGCCGCTTGTGGCTACGCTGTTTATTCTCTTTCTGATGATCGTACATGCCCTGGGACATCGCGAGAGTTCTGGCATGCAGGTCGCGTCGACGTTGCTCAAAATCTCGCTGCTGACTGGCTTGGTCGTCTTAGGGCTTAGCTTCGGCCAAGGTGATTGGACGCACTTTGCGCAAAGCCATGTGCCTAGTTCGAGTGAGTTTTTCACGCTGGGAGTTGGGTTAATTTATGTCAGCTATGCGTACACCGGTTGGAATGCGGCGGCGTATGTTGCCGGCGAGGTGCGCGAACCAGAAAAGCTGTTACCCAAAAGTTTGATTGCCGGCTGTGCGACGGTAGTTATTTTGTATCTGCTGGTGAACCTGACGTATGTGTATGCCCTGAATCCACGGATGATGACCGAGTTGTCGTACGACGAAGTAACACCGGTTGCGCAATTAGCGGCTGAACAACTGTTTGGCCGCGAAGTGGGTGGCGCGGTATCGCTTTTGTTGGGAGTAGGTATGTTGGCATCGGTGAGTGCCTACATGCTTTCCGGCCCACGGATTGCTTTCGCAATGGCGCACGATGGAGCGTTTCCTCGCTTCGCCGCGAATTTGCATAGCGAGCGAGAAACCCCAGTCGCGGCGATTATCGTTCAAGGTGTTATCGCGATAGGGCTGGCTTGGTCCGGGCCATTTCTCAGCATCTTAAACTACACCGCCATCGGTTTGGCGGTGATCTCTGGACTGGTGGTGGCTAGTATCTTTCCGCTGAGAGCGCGAAAAGACTTGCCGCATCCTTTTCGGATGCCGTTTTATCCCTTGCCGCCACTGCTCTACCTGGCCCTCATGATCTGGATTTTAAGTACCGGCGTCATGCAAGATATCGAGGGCTTACAGGCCGATTCGCCCAAGTTGCCCACAACTTTTTTAAGCCTGCTGACGATTGCGGCTGGTTTGCCGGTGGCTTACTTCTTAGGACGCAAGAAGCCGGTCTCGTAG
- a CDS encoding SAM hydroxide adenosyltransferase has translation MPSRISGKVVSISDSGDAITDLDHARLEDIPRDDRTSIECGGHTTLGIYPADHEQPEMTYVAILGKSGFLELSLIGDSAAKFLGLKVDDGVTIKW, from the coding sequence GTGCCGAGTCGCATCTCCGGAAAAGTTGTTTCGATATCCGATTCGGGCGATGCTATTACCGATTTGGATCATGCCCGGCTAGAAGATATTCCGAGAGACGATCGGACTTCGATTGAATGTGGGGGACATACGACGCTGGGCATTTATCCTGCCGACCATGAGCAGCCTGAGATGACTTATGTCGCGATCTTGGGCAAGAGTGGTTTTTTAGAGCTGTCTTTGATTGGGGATAGTGCTGCCAAGTTTCTAGGATTGAAAGTCGACGACGGCGTCACGATCAAGTGGTAA
- a CDS encoding SAM hydrolase/SAM-dependent halogenase family protein, translated as MFIPDGIIALTTDFQADSFYVAEMKVAAHMISREAKLVDVTHSIAPQNIAQASWVLLRAVEAFPPGTVHVVVVDPGVGTARKIVAAVAHGQVIIAPHNGLLDVVAARYQVEDVFEISNQVYFGERWSSTFHGRDIMAPVAAHLVRGVPLESLGDRLDVPLITQEKAASILASFEGNEIHGQFVYVDSFGNGVTNIFARDIPEDWNPQSIHIEVAGHVISGLVSTYGEREPGALVALFGSSGQLEISIAQGDAAQKYGIRPGMPVKIGCDFM; from the coding sequence ATGTTCATCCCAGACGGAATCATCGCACTGACAACCGACTTTCAGGCCGACTCGTTCTATGTGGCCGAGATGAAAGTGGCGGCTCACATGATTTCCCGCGAAGCCAAGTTGGTGGACGTGACCCATAGTATTGCTCCGCAAAACATTGCTCAGGCCAGTTGGGTGCTTCTGCGAGCCGTCGAGGCTTTTCCGCCTGGAACGGTCCACGTTGTGGTCGTCGATCCCGGAGTGGGAACCGCGCGGAAGATCGTGGCAGCGGTAGCTCATGGGCAAGTGATCATTGCGCCGCACAATGGTTTGTTGGATGTGGTGGCGGCACGATATCAGGTCGAGGACGTGTTCGAGATTTCCAATCAGGTTTACTTCGGCGAGCGATGGTCGAGTACTTTTCATGGACGCGACATCATGGCGCCTGTCGCTGCGCATCTGGTCCGAGGGGTTCCTTTAGAAAGCTTGGGGGATCGATTGGATGTGCCTTTGATAACTCAGGAGAAAGCCGCAAGCATCTTGGCGTCTTTTGAAGGAAATGAAATCCATGGGCAATTTGTCTACGTCGATTCGTTTGGCAACGGGGTAACGAACATCTTTGCGCGAGACATCCCTGAAGATTGGAACCCGCAATCGATTCATATTGAGGTAGCGGGACACGTTATTTCCGGCCTTGTTTCGACCTATGGAGAGCGTGAGCCTGGCGCGTTGGTGGCCTTGTTTGGTTCTTCTGGGCAATTAGAGATATCGATTGCTCAGGGGGATGCCGCCCAAAAGTACGGTATTCGGCCTGGGATGCCGGTGAAGATCGGGTGCGATTTCATGTGA